One Chryseobacterium sp. StRB126 genomic region harbors:
- a CDS encoding universal stress protein, with translation MINIVLPVDFGDKTDQLVEGAIKFAKQLNGKIYLIHVAPSDIGFAIGDMGFQYFPEVEANEIREELVQLNKIEQRIIAHDIDCEHLLKQGLAKDIILEYAKEKNAAYIVMGSHGRSGIYDVFVGSLTKGLTKSSNIPVLVLPIHD, from the coding sequence ATGATCAATATTGTATTACCCGTAGATTTTGGGGACAAAACAGACCAGCTGGTGGAAGGTGCCATAAAATTTGCAAAACAACTTAATGGTAAAATTTACCTAATCCATGTTGCACCATCAGATATCGGATTTGCGATTGGTGATATGGGATTTCAATATTTCCCGGAAGTGGAAGCCAATGAAATCAGGGAAGAATTGGTTCAGCTTAATAAAATTGAGCAAAGGATCATTGCCCATGATATCGATTGTGAACATCTTCTAAAACAAGGACTAGCAAAAGATATTATCCTTGAATATGCCAAGGAAAAAAATGCTGCTTATATTGTAATGGGATCACACGGAAGAAGCGGAATTTATGATGTATTTGTAGGAAGTCTTACCAAAGGACTTACAAAGAGTTCGAATATCCCGGTTTTGGTACTTCCTATCCACGACTAA
- a CDS encoding DUF6341 family protein: MTSFFLFLSKVFKSSFAFFDTFGNVLNWILFIVCCVLFTYWCYVLVVTLGGDKDKDYYSPTEGKHPYYDPNIYKKEG; this comes from the coding sequence ATGACGTCTTTCTTTCTATTCTTAAGCAAAGTTTTCAAATCGAGTTTCGCATTCTTTGATACTTTCGGAAATGTTTTAAACTGGATTCTATTTATAGTTTGCTGTGTATTATTCACTTATTGGTGCTACGTGCTAGTTGTAACACTAGGTGGTGACAAAGATAAAGACTATTATTCTCCAACGGAAGGTAAGCACCCTTACTACGATCCGAACATCTACAAAAAAGAAGGTTAA
- a CDS encoding DUF6427 family protein, giving the protein MFKLLSKESNIFSIPVYIGCLLLVVVIFNILNFNTYEAIIAGITFLGIALGYFCFHSIALNYQTHLPLFLYTFFIFGLYPGNLDIGIAVSLLTNSFLILLLTSADEDIRKKSYVLVGAIVALNFIFLPTTWPMAVFVIIHVIATSAKVGLNLFRFLLGMILIVFSYFSVMYFVQFTSWNIDYFPFGKMKPVTDYTELFPLIPVALMLIYAVYDHFQNYNKKSPISRYKYTFLLVFSLAQLVTIILYMNKNYEYLLLLAFPSSIILSRMMRFLPKYWMKEAGLWLIILSLLTFKAGTYFDLF; this is encoded by the coding sequence ATGTTTAAATTACTTTCAAAAGAAAGCAATATTTTTTCAATTCCTGTTTATATTGGTTGTCTTCTTTTAGTAGTCGTAATATTTAACATACTGAATTTCAATACTTATGAAGCAATTATTGCCGGAATTACATTTTTGGGAATTGCTTTGGGATATTTTTGTTTTCATAGTATTGCCCTTAATTATCAGACCCATCTCCCATTATTTTTATATACGTTCTTTATTTTTGGACTATATCCTGGTAATTTAGATATAGGAATTGCGGTTTCACTATTAACCAACTCCTTCCTAATCTTACTCTTAACGAGTGCCGATGAAGATATCAGGAAAAAATCCTATGTATTGGTAGGTGCCATCGTAGCATTGAATTTCATTTTCCTTCCTACGACCTGGCCCATGGCTGTTTTTGTAATCATTCATGTGATTGCTACTTCAGCCAAAGTGGGCTTAAATCTTTTCAGATTCCTTTTAGGAATGATTCTGATTGTGTTCAGTTATTTCTCTGTGATGTATTTTGTGCAATTCACTTCATGGAATATTGATTACTTCCCGTTTGGAAAGATGAAACCGGTGACAGATTATACGGAATTATTTCCTTTAATCCCTGTGGCATTAATGCTTATTTATGCCGTATATGACCATTTTCAAAATTATAATAAGAAAAGCCCGATAAGCAGATACAAATATACTTTTCTGCTGGTGTTTTCCCTGGCTCAGCTTGTTACCATCATTCTTTACATGAATAAAAACTATGAATACTTATTGCTTCTGGCATTTCCGTCAAGTATTATTCTGAGCAGAATGATGAGATTCTTACCCAAATATTGGATGAAGGAGGCTGGCTTATGGCTTATTATTTTAAGTTTACTT
- a CDS encoding putative signal transducing protein, with product MSDLVRFKFYETALEANRDKQILAENGINSFIANEQLIQSDWLLSQAVGGIQLQVFEEDQEKATQILQDYKDNEQYSLEVEHTIENPEFDFICPKCSSNHIYRDDRATSFFGISFLTSHKFVCYYCGNEFTHE from the coding sequence ATGTCTGATCTGGTTCGCTTTAAATTTTATGAAACAGCCCTTGAAGCTAACAGGGACAAACAGATTCTGGCTGAAAACGGAATTAATAGTTTCATTGCGAATGAACAGCTTATTCAGTCGGATTGGTTGCTTTCTCAAGCTGTAGGCGGCATTCAGCTTCAGGTTTTTGAAGAAGATCAGGAAAAAGCAACTCAGATTCTTCAGGATTATAAAGACAATGAACAGTATTCGCTAGAAGTAGAACATACTATTGAAAATCCGGAATTTGATTTTATTTGTCCAAAATGCAGTTCCAATCATATCTACAGAGATGACAGGGCTACCAGTTTTTTTGGTATTTCATTTCTGACGAGCCATAAGTTTGTGTGCTATTATTGTGGCAATGAATTTACCCACGAATAA
- a CDS encoding fumarylacetoacetate hydrolase family protein: protein MKIICIGRNYSEHAKELGNEIPENPVIFMKPDTAVLKGNDFYIPEFSNDIHYELEVVIKVSKGGKYIQKETAHKHYEELSLGIDFTARDLQSELKSKGLPWELAKGFDGSAVVGSFFKKENFDLRNLSFSLLKNKEKVQDGNTKDMLFDFDDIIAFASQYFTLRVGDLIYTGTPKGVGKVEENDILEAYLGEEKMIDIRIL from the coding sequence ATGAAAATCATCTGCATAGGAAGAAATTACAGCGAACACGCTAAAGAATTAGGAAACGAAATTCCGGAGAACCCTGTTATTTTCATGAAGCCGGATACTGCGGTTTTAAAAGGGAATGATTTTTATATTCCTGAATTCTCCAATGACATCCACTATGAGCTGGAAGTGGTGATAAAAGTATCTAAAGGCGGAAAATACATTCAGAAGGAAACCGCTCACAAGCATTACGAAGAATTGAGTTTAGGAATAGATTTTACGGCCAGAGACCTTCAGAGTGAATTAAAGTCAAAAGGCCTGCCGTGGGAACTTGCTAAAGGATTTGATGGATCTGCAGTAGTAGGAAGTTTCTTCAAAAAAGAGAACTTTGACCTTAGGAATCTTTCTTTCTCTCTTCTAAAGAACAAAGAGAAAGTTCAGGATGGCAACACGAAAGATATGTTATTTGATTTTGATGATATTATTGCTTTTGCCTCTCAATACTTCACTTTAAGAGTAGGAGACCTTATTTACACAGGTACACCAAAAGGAGTTGGAAAAGTAGAGGAAAACGATATTCTGGAAGCTTACCTTGGGGAAGAAAAAATGATTGACATCCGAATATTATAA